Proteins co-encoded in one Sphingobium sp. JS3065 genomic window:
- a CDS encoding IS30 family transposase gives MEGYQHLGLDERRDIYRLIGTGRSVKQVADALRRHPSTIYREIKRNRHFDEELLFRGYFPTAAQTMARNRRVRGGKIARKPELAAYIADRLLAAWSPEQIAGYLRRHRGHREAVCHETIYQYVYGAEGRHHKLWRHLPVARRSRRQRYGRKPRGLHIPVANTIGARPQEIADRSNFGHWEGDLLIFRREYGKANLTSLVERCSRFTFLTRNPSRHSAGVMAGIDRHLRDMPPPLRRSITFDRGTEFAAFATLRNRLGITSYFCLPSAPWQKGGVENCNGRIRRFLPSDTDLALLSDNEIQAVADRLNSTPRKCLGYRTPHEVLGEQIALLKAG, from the coding sequence ATGGAAGGCTATCAGCATTTGGGTCTGGATGAGCGACGCGATATTTATCGACTGATCGGAACCGGACGCTCAGTGAAGCAAGTTGCGGATGCGCTGCGACGGCATCCTTCGACGATTTATCGAGAGATTAAGCGCAACCGGCATTTTGATGAAGAACTGCTGTTCCGAGGATATTTCCCGACTGCTGCGCAGACCATGGCCCGCAATCGTCGCGTGCGCGGAGGCAAGATTGCTCGCAAGCCGGAACTCGCCGCCTACATTGCTGATCGCTTGTTGGCGGCCTGGTCGCCAGAACAGATTGCAGGTTATCTTCGGCGTCATCGCGGTCACCGGGAGGCGGTGTGCCACGAAACCATCTACCAGTATGTCTACGGCGCTGAGGGACGGCACCATAAGCTTTGGCGCCATCTGCCAGTTGCCCGCCGTTCGCGCCGGCAACGTTATGGCCGCAAACCGCGCGGTCTCCATATACCCGTGGCCAACACGATCGGCGCGCGGCCGCAGGAAATCGCGGATCGCAGCAACTTTGGACATTGGGAAGGTGATCTCCTGATCTTCCGGAGAGAATATGGCAAAGCCAATCTCACATCGCTGGTCGAACGCTGCAGCCGCTTCACCTTCCTGACGCGTAATCCGAGCCGCCATTCCGCCGGTGTCATGGCCGGCATCGATCGACATTTGCGCGATATGCCTCCTCCCCTCCGGCGCAGCATCACCTTCGATCGAGGCACGGAATTTGCTGCCTTTGCGACCCTGCGAAACAGGCTCGGCATCACCAGCTATTTCTGTCTTCCCTCAGCGCCCTGGCAGAAAGGCGGCGTGGAAAATTGCAATGGGCGAATACGGCGCTTCCTACCCTCCGACACCGACCTTGCACTGCTCTCAGACAACGAAATCCAGGCTGTTGCCGATCGCCTCAACAGCACACCCCGCAAGTGCCTGGGCTATCGCACCCCGCATGAGGTTTTGGGGGAGCAAATCGCCCTCCTCAAAGCCGGATAA
- a CDS encoding type III restriction-modification system endonuclease, which translates to MLGPSLPPYAWSLDEPQGIAMLDKLLNRTLSEAQILENIQAVQCRQNLPVAQRLDEFMVLDRNNQRVAAPATYRRDALAATRIHLDVEMETGTGKTYCYIKTIFEMNKRYGWSKFIIMVPSIAIREGVYKSLQITADHFTESYGKKARFFIYNSKRLHELESFSSDAGINVMVINIQAFAARGADNRRIYEELDDFQSRKPIDVIASNRPILILDEPQKMEGAATMEALPKFKPLMILRYSATHKTQHNRIHRLDALDAYNQKLVKKIAVRGIQTRGLAGTNAYLYLEGIDISTKAPVARIELEVKLKSGEIKRQIRRLEFRDDLFVESGDLDQYRGFTISQIDYNTDTVEFTNGIVLHAGEANGDVSERDIRRIQIRETIKAHLDKEKQLFAQGVKVLSLFFIDEVVKYRDYSQPDEQGEYARIFEEEYQLLKDEYLSELAIDNEAFRKYLTAIDGAKTHNGYFSIDKKTNRLKDPAVGARAVDSDDVDAYDLILKDKERLLSFAEPTRFIFSHSALREGWDNPNVFVMCMLKHSDNTISRRQEVGRGLRLSVDQHGDRMDHPAVVHDINVLTVVASESYKVFVAGLQKEIAETLSSRPRQATEQYFTGKTITTEQGPVEVTGAIAKQIYRYLVKNDYTDDTDQIAATYHEAKAAGALAELPEELKPYADQVFQLIDSVFSDAQLPKVDDGRKPKTNPLNANFEKKEFQELWARINRKAVYRVEFDSAELIRKCVSALNSQLRVTPLQYTIQEGFQNDGLRDDQLRAGDGFTITNTTTEQGGSIHSLVKYDLVGKVAEGAQLTRDTTAVILGQTEAAVFGQFKMNPEHFISEASRIIAEQKAAMVIERLAYDEVAERYDVDIFTANQTGQDFSRASAKLKNHVYDYAITDSDVEREFVKELDTSSEVVVYAKLPRGFLIPTPVGDYNPDWAISFKAGSVRHIYFVAETKGTMSSMKLREIEKTKIECARKFFDEISQQISNDRIKYDVVTDYGKLMEIVGVN; encoded by the coding sequence CTGCTTGGACCCTCATTGCCTCCATACGCATGGTCACTCGACGAACCGCAAGGTATTGCTATGCTTGATAAACTTCTGAATCGGACACTGAGCGAAGCCCAAATCCTCGAGAACATCCAGGCTGTTCAATGCCGTCAGAACCTGCCCGTTGCTCAGCGACTGGACGAGTTCATGGTGCTCGACCGGAACAACCAGCGCGTGGCCGCGCCAGCGACCTATCGACGCGATGCTCTGGCCGCGACCCGCATTCACCTCGACGTCGAGATGGAAACCGGCACCGGGAAAACCTATTGCTACATCAAGACGATTTTCGAGATGAACAAGCGCTACGGCTGGTCGAAGTTCATCATCATGGTGCCGTCGATCGCCATCCGCGAAGGCGTTTATAAGTCCCTGCAGATTACCGCCGATCACTTCACGGAAAGCTACGGCAAGAAGGCGCGGTTCTTCATCTATAACTCCAAACGCCTGCACGAGCTGGAAAGTTTCTCCTCCGACGCCGGTATCAACGTCATGGTGATCAACATCCAGGCGTTCGCCGCACGCGGGGCTGACAACCGGCGCATCTATGAAGAGCTGGACGACTTCCAGTCACGCAAACCCATCGACGTCATCGCGTCCAACCGGCCGATCCTGATCCTGGACGAACCACAGAAGATGGAAGGTGCGGCGACGATGGAGGCGTTGCCGAAGTTCAAGCCGCTGATGATCCTGCGCTATTCCGCTACGCACAAGACCCAACACAACCGCATTCACCGGCTGGACGCACTGGACGCCTACAACCAGAAGCTGGTGAAGAAGATCGCCGTGCGCGGCATCCAGACTCGCGGGCTCGCCGGGACCAATGCCTACCTTTATCTCGAAGGCATCGACATCTCGACGAAGGCCCCGGTAGCCCGGATCGAGCTCGAGGTGAAGCTGAAGTCCGGCGAGATCAAGCGCCAGATTCGGCGGCTGGAATTCCGCGATGACCTGTTCGTTGAGTCCGGCGATCTGGATCAGTATCGCGGCTTCACGATCAGCCAGATTGATTACAACACCGACACGGTCGAGTTCACAAACGGCATCGTGCTGCATGCAGGCGAAGCCAACGGTGATGTGTCTGAGCGCGATATCCGCCGCATCCAGATCCGCGAGACGATCAAGGCCCACCTCGACAAGGAAAAGCAGCTGTTCGCGCAGGGGGTCAAGGTCCTGTCGCTGTTCTTCATCGATGAGGTGGTGAAGTATCGTGACTACAGCCAGCCGGACGAGCAAGGCGAATACGCTCGAATCTTCGAGGAAGAATATCAGCTTCTCAAGGATGAGTACCTGTCCGAGCTGGCGATCGATAACGAGGCGTTCCGGAAATACCTTACCGCGATCGACGGGGCCAAAACCCACAACGGCTATTTCTCGATCGACAAGAAAACCAATCGCCTCAAGGATCCGGCGGTAGGTGCCCGTGCGGTCGATTCCGACGACGTCGATGCCTATGACCTGATCCTGAAGGACAAGGAACGTCTGCTGTCCTTCGCGGAACCAACTCGGTTCATTTTCTCCCACTCCGCGCTTCGCGAAGGATGGGATAATCCGAACGTCTTCGTCATGTGTATGCTGAAGCACAGCGACAACACCATTTCGCGCCGCCAGGAAGTGGGCCGTGGGCTGCGGTTGAGCGTCGACCAGCATGGCGACCGGATGGATCACCCCGCAGTGGTGCATGATATCAACGTGCTGACGGTGGTAGCCAGCGAAAGTTACAAAGTCTTCGTGGCGGGCCTGCAGAAGGAAATCGCGGAAACCCTGTCCTCACGTCCGCGTCAGGCCACCGAGCAGTATTTCACCGGCAAGACGATCACCACTGAGCAGGGGCCGGTCGAGGTGACCGGCGCGATCGCAAAGCAAATCTACCGCTATCTGGTGAAGAACGATTACACCGACGATACCGATCAGATTGCCGCCACCTACCACGAGGCCAAAGCCGCCGGGGCACTGGCGGAATTGCCCGAGGAGCTAAAGCCGTATGCCGATCAGGTGTTCCAGCTGATCGACAGTGTGTTCAGCGACGCGCAGCTGCCCAAGGTGGATGATGGCCGCAAGCCCAAGACCAATCCGCTCAATGCGAACTTTGAGAAGAAAGAGTTCCAGGAGTTGTGGGCGCGGATCAACCGCAAGGCGGTCTACCGGGTCGAATTTGACTCGGCGGAGCTGATCAGGAAATGCGTCAGCGCCCTTAACAGCCAGCTGCGCGTCACACCGCTGCAATACACCATCCAAGAGGGCTTCCAGAATGACGGCTTGCGGGATGACCAGCTCCGCGCTGGCGATGGCTTCACGATCACGAACACGACGACCGAACAGGGCGGTTCGATCCATTCGCTAGTTAAATATGACCTAGTCGGTAAGGTTGCCGAAGGTGCACAGCTGACGCGAGATACGACCGCAGTCATCTTGGGCCAGACCGAAGCTGCGGTATTCGGGCAGTTCAAAATGAACCCCGAACACTTCATTTCCGAAGCCTCGCGGATCATCGCCGAACAGAAGGCCGCCATGGTGATCGAGCGTCTGGCCTACGATGAGGTCGCTGAGCGATACGACGTCGACATCTTCACGGCCAACCAGACCGGTCAGGATTTCTCGCGCGCCTCGGCGAAGCTTAAGAACCATGTCTACGATTACGCGATCACGGATTCGGACGTGGAAAGGGAATTCGTCAAAGAACTGGACACGAGCAGCGAGGTCGTCGTCTACGCCAAGCTGCCACGCGGGTTCCTTATCCCCACTCCAGTCGGGGATTACAACCCTGACTGGGCGATATCGTTTAAGGCTGGCAGCGTCAGGCACATCTACTTCGTGGCTGAAACGAAGGGGACGATGTCCTCGATGAAGCTGCGCGAGATCGAAAAGACGAAGATCGAGTGCGCCCGGAAATTCTTCGATGAAATCAGCCAGCAGATCTCCAACGATCGCATAAAATATGACGTGGTCACGGATTACGGAAAGCTGATGGAAATCGTTGGCGTGAATTGA
- a CDS encoding IS1380-like element ISSp1 family transposase produces the protein MNDDIASSFGFPAVGRKKITAAFDGGRLTSDGGVLLLAQAERAMGICQRLAACIADPRDPARVIHRLDDILRARVFAIACGYEDADDLDALRDDPGFRLALGKLPESGAGLASQPTMSRWENAPTTRELASMMAAMIDIYCASYPAPPTAVTLDIDDTCDVVHGYQQLSFWNGHHGERCFLPIHIYDTATGRPVAMLLRTGKTPSGKEAAGHIRRLVRHLRRNWPDTHITIRGDGHYGRPEVMAYCDAARVDYVFGLPTNSALRADPAIVAVADACAVKRAQRQCPVLRNYAETRYGAKTWKCQRRVVARIEASTLGMDIRYVVTSLATGSAEHIYDTLYCARGQAENLIKRHKSQLASDRTSCRSANANQMRLILHTAAYWLLWRIQQAMPRTAALASAEFTTLRLRLLKVAARVVESASRIRIAFASACPDADLFRALVLRLKPAPT, from the coding sequence ATGAACGATGATATCGCAAGCTCATTTGGATTCCCAGCAGTCGGCCGCAAGAAAATCACAGCTGCGTTCGACGGTGGCCGGCTTACCTCGGATGGCGGTGTTCTACTGCTTGCACAGGCCGAGCGCGCGATGGGGATTTGCCAGCGCCTGGCGGCTTGTATTGCCGATCCGCGCGATCCAGCGCGGGTGATCCATCGCCTGGATGACATTCTGCGTGCCCGTGTGTTCGCGATTGCGTGCGGCTATGAGGATGCCGATGATCTCGATGCTCTGCGCGACGATCCAGGCTTCCGCCTGGCGCTCGGCAAGCTGCCGGAATCGGGCGCGGGGCTGGCCAGCCAACCGACGATGAGCCGGTGGGAAAATGCACCGACTACGCGCGAACTGGCCAGCATGATGGCCGCGATGATCGACATCTACTGCGCCAGCTATCCCGCCCCTCCGACAGCGGTCACGCTGGATATCGACGACACGTGCGACGTCGTGCATGGCTATCAACAGCTCTCGTTCTGGAACGGGCATCATGGGGAGCGCTGCTTCCTACCGATCCATATCTACGACACCGCGACCGGCAGGCCGGTGGCCATGCTGCTGCGCACAGGCAAGACGCCTTCTGGAAAGGAGGCGGCGGGGCACATCCGACGCCTGGTGCGTCACCTGCGCCGTAATTGGCCCGATACCCACATCACTATCCGCGGCGACGGGCACTATGGTCGACCCGAGGTCATGGCCTACTGCGATGCGGCCCGCGTCGATTACGTGTTCGGCCTGCCCACCAATTCAGCGCTGCGCGCCGATCCCGCCATTGTTGCGGTCGCCGATGCCTGCGCGGTCAAGCGCGCCCAGCGTCAGTGTCCCGTCCTGCGCAACTATGCCGAGACCCGCTATGGGGCAAAGACCTGGAAGTGCCAGCGTCGCGTCGTTGCACGGATCGAGGCCAGCACGCTGGGCATGGACATCCGCTATGTCGTCACCTCGTTGGCAACAGGATCGGCCGAGCACATCTACGACACGCTCTACTGCGCGCGTGGTCAGGCCGAGAACCTGATCAAGCGCCACAAGTCCCAGCTCGCCAGCGACCGAACCTCGTGCCGCTCGGCCAATGCCAATCAGATGCGCCTGATACTGCACACTGCCGCATACTGGCTGCTATGGCGCATCCAGCAGGCGATGCCCAGGACCGCTGCTCTGGCAAGCGCGGAGTTTACCACCTTGCGCCTGCGGCTGCTCAAGGTCGCTGCGCGCGTCGTAGAAAGTGCTAGCCGCATCCGCATTGCCTTCGCTTCCGCCTGTCCGGATGCCGACCTGTTCCGCGCCCTCGTTCTCCGGCTGAAGCCTGCGCCGACGTAG
- a CDS encoding ISNCY family transposase produces the protein MTVVAMSHGELSRFDTLSRVDRGELRVEDAATLLGLKRRQIFRLLERLRVEGASGLVSRKRGRPSNRRHSNAFRERILSLVREHYADFGPTLAREYLAERHDIAVGCETLRQMMIEAGLWQDRAARRSRPYQPRHRRECRGELIQIDGSDHEWFEDRGPRCTLLVYIDDATSELMHLKMVESESTFSYMEATREYIERHGKPVAFYSDKHTVFRNAKATAKGDGMTHFGRALDALNIEIICANSPQAKGRVERANGTLQDRLIKAMRLEGISSIEEANVFLPSYMVGHNARFARPAADSRDLHRPLALRDDLHSVMVWREQRTVTAALTLHYNKVLFLLEPNPISKELVRKRVDVCEYPDGTVEIRHEGRSLPYSLFDKMPRINQPAIVDNKHLDAALALAKEIQAVAPHHRQRNNYAPARRDQPMHLFPEPEVPVKIDGRRLGGAKLKRGPRLSQAELRARGTLEFVKAR, from the coding sequence ATGACGGTGGTGGCGATGAGCCATGGCGAGCTTTCGCGGTTTGACACATTGTCGCGCGTGGACCGCGGCGAACTTCGGGTTGAGGATGCGGCGACGTTGCTGGGCTTGAAGCGCCGGCAGATTTTCCGGTTGCTTGAACGTCTCCGAGTTGAAGGCGCTTCAGGCCTGGTGTCGCGCAAACGTGGTCGGCCGAGCAACCGACGTCACAGCAATGCCTTTCGCGAGCGGATCCTGTCACTGGTCCGCGAGCATTATGCGGATTTTGGACCGACCCTGGCGCGTGAGTATCTGGCGGAGCGCCACGATATCGCGGTGGGCTGTGAGACATTGCGGCAGATGATGATTGAGGCTGGTCTGTGGCAGGATCGCGCAGCTCGCCGGTCTCGCCCATATCAACCGCGCCACCGCAGGGAGTGTCGTGGCGAGCTGATCCAGATCGACGGCTCGGATCATGAATGGTTTGAGGATCGCGGACCGCGATGCACGCTGCTCGTCTACATAGACGACGCGACCAGCGAGTTGATGCACCTCAAGATGGTCGAGAGCGAAAGCACCTTTTCCTACATGGAAGCGACGCGCGAATATATCGAGCGGCACGGCAAGCCGGTGGCCTTTTATTCCGACAAGCACACGGTCTTCCGCAACGCTAAAGCGACCGCCAAGGGTGACGGCATGACGCATTTCGGGCGCGCGCTCGATGCGCTGAACATCGAGATCATTTGCGCCAACTCACCCCAAGCCAAGGGCCGGGTCGAGCGGGCGAACGGCACATTGCAGGACCGCCTGATCAAAGCGATGCGCCTGGAAGGTATCTCGTCGATCGAAGAAGCGAACGTCTTTCTGCCGAGCTACATGGTTGGGCACAATGCGCGCTTCGCTCGTCCGGCCGCAGACAGTCGTGATCTACACCGCCCTCTGGCACTGCGGGATGATCTGCACTCCGTCATGGTCTGGCGCGAACAGCGGACGGTCACGGCCGCGCTGACGCTGCACTATAACAAAGTGCTGTTCCTTCTGGAGCCGAACCCGATCAGTAAGGAACTGGTGCGCAAGCGCGTGGATGTCTGTGAATATCCTGACGGCACAGTCGAGATCCGCCACGAGGGGCGCTCCCTTCCCTATAGCCTGTTCGACAAGATGCCCCGGATCAATCAACCTGCCATCGTCGATAACAAGCATCTCGACGCGGCACTGGCGCTAGCAAAAGAGATCCAAGCGGTCGCGCCGCATCATCGGCAGCGGAACAACTATGCCCCTGCTCGCCGCGACCAGCCAATGCATCTGTTCCCGGAACCGGAGGTGCCGGTGAAGATCGATGGGCGTCGGTTGGGTGGGGCCAAGCTCAAGCGCGGCCCCCGGCTCAGCCAGGCGGAATTACGGGCGCGCGGCACGCTCGAGTTCGTGAAGGCGCGCTAA
- a CDS encoding IS5 family transposase, producing MAWTGIARREHSREGLRYPTDMTDREWALVSPFIPPAKSGGRRRTTDMRELLNALLYLAGGGCAWRMLPKCFPPVSTVRRYFYAWRNAGLFEAINTVLVMNLREIEGRDASPSAGVIDSQSVKTTESGGPTGYDAGKKIKGRKRHILTDTCGFLIFILVHAADIQDRDGAVDVLKAVRQRFPWLRHVFADGGYAGDKLRDALASMGKWTVEIIKRSDAAKGFHVLPRRWVVERTFAWLGRCRRLAKDWEASIASSTAWTLIASIRMVTRRTARYCYA from the coding sequence ATGGCATGGACTGGTATTGCCCGGCGGGAGCATAGCCGGGAAGGATTGAGATATCCAACCGATATGACGGATCGGGAATGGGCGTTGGTTTCGCCTTTTATTCCTCCAGCCAAATCCGGCGGTCGCCGCCGAACGACCGACATGCGGGAATTGTTGAATGCGCTGCTCTATCTTGCCGGGGGCGGGTGTGCGTGGCGCATGCTGCCCAAATGCTTCCCGCCGGTCTCGACGGTGCGGCGCTATTTCTACGCCTGGCGCAATGCTGGATTGTTCGAGGCGATCAACACGGTTCTGGTGATGAACCTGCGTGAGATCGAGGGACGCGACGCCTCGCCCAGCGCTGGGGTGATTGACAGCCAGAGTGTGAAGACCACAGAATCCGGCGGCCCCACGGGCTATGATGCAGGCAAGAAGATCAAGGGAAGGAAGCGCCATATCCTCACTGACACTTGCGGCTTTCTGATCTTCATCCTGGTCCATGCCGCAGACATCCAGGACCGGGACGGTGCCGTCGATGTCCTCAAAGCAGTGCGCCAACGCTTTCCTTGGCTACGACACGTCTTCGCAGACGGCGGCTATGCAGGGGACAAACTCAGAGACGCACTGGCCTCGATGGGAAAGTGGACTGTCGAAATCATCAAGCGGTCCGACGCTGCCAAGGGCTTCCATGTCCTACCCCGCCGGTGGGTGGTCGAGCGCACTTTCGCATGGCTCGGCAGATGTCGTCGCCTCGCCAAAGACTGGGAGGCATCCATCGCCTCATCAACTGCTTGGACCCTCATTGCCTCCATACGCATGGTCACTCGACGAACCGCAAGGTATTGCTATGCTTGA
- a CDS encoding site-specific DNA-methyltransferase, protein MDKLKMHSPDLSQDNIAKIRYMFPGCVTEARDEATGQLRLAVDFDQLRQELSDHIVEGSQERYRLDWPGKREALALSNAPIAKTLRPARDESIDFDATKNLFIEGDNLDALKLLQEIFLGQVKLVYLDPPYNRKKGENLVYRDDFSGNTYEYMIASNQFDDQNNRLVSNTEANGRFHSEWLGMLYQRLRIIKNILSPTGVVMISIDDSETANVIHLCNEVFGESNFVGTVIWKNATDNNPTNIAVEHESIHVFAKDKTTLESIWKSPVSDIKDILKDIGDKLIAQFDELGELQAAYSSWFRENKSQLGPLASLIHDARFRARSGHLLRLAVLRGRPASLAFVSPHSD, encoded by the coding sequence ATGGATAAGCTGAAGATGCATAGCCCCGACCTGAGCCAGGACAACATTGCGAAGATCCGCTACATGTTCCCGGGCTGCGTGACCGAGGCGCGCGACGAGGCGACGGGCCAGCTGCGTCTGGCGGTCGACTTCGATCAGCTGCGTCAGGAGTTGAGCGACCACATCGTGGAAGGGTCGCAGGAGCGGTATCGGCTGGATTGGCCGGGGAAGCGGGAAGCCTTGGCACTGTCAAATGCACCTATTGCAAAAACCCTTCGCCCTGCGAGGGATGAGAGCATTGACTTTGATGCCACAAAGAACCTCTTCATTGAGGGCGACAACCTTGACGCGTTAAAGCTTCTACAGGAAATTTTTCTTGGTCAAGTAAAATTGGTATATTTGGATCCGCCCTATAATAGAAAAAAAGGCGAGAATTTGGTGTATAGAGATGACTTCTCAGGCAACACATACGAATACATGATTGCAAGCAATCAATTTGATGATCAAAATAATCGTTTGGTTTCAAATACTGAAGCAAATGGTCGATTTCATTCCGAATGGCTCGGCATGCTGTATCAGCGTCTCCGTATAATCAAAAACATCTTGTCGCCTACCGGTGTCGTGATGATATCGATTGACGATTCGGAAACCGCCAACGTCATACACCTATGCAATGAGGTTTTTGGAGAGAGTAATTTTGTCGGAACGGTCATATGGAAGAATGCGACCGACAATAATCCTACAAACATCGCGGTCGAACACGAGTCCATCCATGTTTTCGCCAAAGATAAGACTACACTCGAAAGCATTTGGAAAAGCCCCGTCTCGGATATCAAGGATATCCTAAAGGATATCGGTGATAAGCTAATCGCGCAATTTGACGAACTTGGCGAGTTGCAGGCGGCGTATAGCTCTTGGTTCAGAGAGAATAAGTCTCAACTTGGCCCTCTAGCCTCTCTTATTCACGACGCTCGGTTTCGGGCCCGCTCTGGGCATTTGCTGCGGCTGGCTGTATTGCGCGGACGACCGGCATCGCTGGCGTTTGTTTCACCGCATTCGGATTGA
- a CDS encoding DUF4391 domain-containing protein encodes MILYEWPRAAAFGRVIPKNKIYEHASANTALKDLFVREVDQIVWSHKLAPETVNLAATKQVAEIQIFRITARTATLDPEVLRAIDKAIPFPLIFELVYGNRVKLVAAYKRPSEADSSRWVVGDYFEGDWLLEDASRAPLPVALNLGALYERLLSPLVEGQTARLIPGTGDSPATSGSATALEEPISLEARIAQAEAIKAKTREVDRIKGRLAREKQFNKRVAINVELRAAKQELDQLTAGTAGTAATKYQEDDHG; translated from the coding sequence ATGATCCTCTACGAATGGCCCCGGGCCGCGGCGTTCGGGCGCGTCATCCCCAAAAACAAGATCTACGAACACGCCAGTGCCAACACCGCGCTGAAGGACCTCTTCGTGCGCGAGGTGGATCAGATCGTCTGGTCCCACAAGCTGGCCCCCGAGACAGTCAATCTGGCGGCCACGAAGCAGGTGGCGGAGATTCAGATTTTCCGCATCACCGCGCGGACGGCAACGCTGGACCCTGAGGTGCTGCGTGCCATCGACAAGGCCATCCCGTTCCCGCTGATTTTCGAGCTGGTCTACGGCAACCGCGTCAAGCTGGTCGCCGCTTACAAGCGTCCTAGTGAGGCGGACAGCTCGCGCTGGGTGGTGGGCGACTATTTTGAGGGTGACTGGCTACTCGAGGATGCCTCCCGAGCGCCCCTGCCGGTGGCGCTAAACCTTGGGGCGCTTTATGAGCGGCTTCTGAGCCCGCTGGTTGAGGGACAGACGGCCCGCCTGATCCCCGGCACAGGCGACAGTCCGGCAACTTCCGGCAGTGCGACCGCACTCGAAGAACCCATCTCGCTGGAAGCGCGCATCGCGCAGGCAGAGGCGATCAAAGCCAAAACCCGAGAGGTCGATCGGATCAAGGGGCGGCTGGCGCGCGAAAAGCAATTCAACAAGCGCGTGGCGATCAACGTCGAGCTGCGCGCAGCCAAACAGGAATTGGACCAGCTGACGGCGGGCACCGCCGGCACTGCTGCTACTAAATACCAAGAGGACGACCATGGATAA
- a CDS encoding DNA methyltransferase, producing MDRLLDDQRILFGDDENKIIELKVYAHEFEDKLSSVFELDGRTGPYDLKNLFPEGKKVFSNPKPVTLMERLVSFASGDGDICVDLFAGSSTLAHAVLELASREGKSRRFISVQYPEEIGQGTNPPYSPKVS from the coding sequence ATGGATCGCCTTCTCGATGATCAGAGAATTCTCTTTGGTGATGATGAGAACAAGATCATTGAACTAAAAGTGTATGCACATGAATTTGAAGATAAGCTCTCCAGTGTTTTTGAACTGGACGGTCGGACTGGCCCTTATGACTTGAAAAATCTCTTCCCCGAAGGAAAAAAGGTCTTTTCCAACCCAAAACCTGTTACGCTAATGGAGCGACTTGTTTCGTTCGCAAGCGGCGACGGCGACATTTGTGTCGATCTCTTTGCTGGGTCGTCCACCCTCGCGCACGCTGTGTTGGAGCTCGCGTCCCGCGAAGGAAAGTCCCGACGATTTATTAGCGTCCAATACCCGGAAGAGATTGGGCAAGGCACTAACCCGCCTTATTCACCAAAAGTGTCCTGA